From the Halorhabdus utahensis DSM 12940 genome, one window contains:
- a CDS encoding coiled-coil domain-containing protein, whose amino-acid sequence MSNTQAYEAVTVSDEGVTVVKQFEADEFPVPAIAFRIQSQRIEPVTVRLRDDVPEDVAVEDLGFHPEYGSEYWTIDDDEITFEREIDTDSEYTTVYGIRATGTDDVEKFLTEPEIESVDPPLEDEGDLVDDASTDVVRDVIAGDSESVPGLEETDDEEIETLNLADPNDSGETADADSTDGEGGDDEVGQVQPGSVAKTLAAEIRQDAVDDAALRVLKQELDLGGGGGDTDGSAVDARIQHLQSEMSDLAAYTTALEEFLEENGQGEELIEEFQGRLEEFQGELDGVRNELNSMSGDVDSVEQTASSNAETVSELDEEVDSIDETVDSLDEEVDGLREEVEAMSDQLGEDGDLADRLDSVESEIEELNEWREQLSSVIG is encoded by the coding sequence ATGAGCAACACGCAGGCGTACGAGGCGGTGACGGTGTCGGACGAGGGGGTCACCGTGGTCAAACAGTTCGAAGCCGACGAGTTCCCGGTGCCGGCGATCGCGTTTCGGATCCAGTCTCAACGAATCGAGCCCGTCACGGTGCGGCTGCGGGACGACGTGCCGGAAGACGTGGCCGTCGAGGACCTCGGGTTCCACCCCGAGTACGGGAGCGAATACTGGACGATCGATGATGACGAGATCACCTTCGAACGGGAGATCGACACCGACTCGGAGTACACGACCGTGTACGGGATTCGCGCGACAGGGACCGACGACGTCGAGAAGTTCCTCACCGAACCGGAGATCGAATCCGTCGATCCGCCCCTCGAGGACGAGGGTGATCTGGTCGACGACGCCAGTACCGACGTGGTTCGTGACGTCATCGCCGGCGACAGCGAGAGCGTCCCGGGCCTCGAAGAGACCGACGACGAGGAGATCGAGACGCTCAACCTCGCCGATCCGAACGACTCCGGCGAGACGGCCGATGCGGACTCGACTGACGGCGAGGGCGGCGACGATGAGGTCGGCCAGGTCCAGCCCGGATCGGTCGCCAAGACGCTCGCCGCGGAAATCCGCCAGGATGCTGTCGATGACGCGGCGCTCAGGGTTCTCAAACAGGAGCTCGATCTCGGCGGAGGCGGTGGCGATACCGACGGAAGTGCCGTCGATGCCAGAATTCAGCACCTCCAGAGCGAGATGAGCGACCTCGCCGCCTATACGACAGCTCTCGAGGAGTTCTTGGAGGAGAACGGCCAGGGCGAGGAACTCATCGAGGAGTTCCAGGGCCGACTCGAGGAGTTCCAGGGCGAACTCGACGGCGTGCGCAACGAACTCAATTCGATGTCCGGTGACGTCGACTCGGTCGAACAGACGGCTTCCTCGAACGCCGAAACCGTTTCGGAACTCGACGAGGAGGTCGACTCTATCGACGAGACGGTCGATAGCCTCGACGAGGAGGTCGATGGGTTGCGCGAGGAGGTCGAAGCGATGTCAGACCAACTCGGTGAGGACGGCGACCTGGCCGATCGACTCGACAGCGTCGAAAGCGAGATCGAGGAACTCAACGAGTGGCGCGAACAGCTGTCCTCGGTCATCGGGTGA
- the hcp gene encoding hydroxylamine reductase, which yields MMDCLQCEQTLDGGCTTAGVCGKDPNLDSLQETMILGAKGVSAYAHHAREMGYVDESVDATVHETLFHTLTNVNFDMDETIGQALDLGSAAIDAMELLDDAHTETLGTPEPAEVPENQVAGKSIVVTGHDLYALKELLEQSEGEGVNVYTHSEMLPGHGYPELAKYDHLKGNVGEAWFDQQDLFREFPGAIVGTSNCLMPPSGSYADRFYTTTVAGLEEATHLEDGDFSPVIEHAKELPEPDAGEWNSDETLSTGFYHETVLDMAPQIVEAVEEGKLRHFFVIAGCDAPTDGREYYRELAKSVPDDCVVLTTGCGKFRFNDLEYGTVPGTEIPRFIDLGQCNNSISTVKIAAALAEAFDCSVNDLPVSIVLSWFEQKAVAVLLGLFDLGIQNVRIGPTIPEWLTPDVVEILNDEFGLQAIGDPEEDLAEMLGEPV from the coding sequence ATGATGGACTGCCTGCAGTGCGAGCAGACGTTAGACGGCGGGTGTACGACCGCCGGCGTGTGCGGCAAGGACCCGAATCTGGACAGTTTACAGGAGACGATGATCCTGGGGGCGAAAGGCGTCTCCGCGTACGCCCACCACGCCCGCGAGATGGGATACGTCGACGAGAGCGTCGACGCGACCGTCCATGAGACGTTGTTCCACACACTGACAAACGTCAACTTCGACATGGACGAGACCATCGGCCAGGCCCTGGACCTGGGGTCGGCCGCCATCGACGCGATGGAGTTGCTCGACGACGCCCACACCGAAACGCTCGGCACCCCCGAACCCGCCGAAGTGCCCGAGAACCAGGTTGCGGGCAAGTCGATCGTCGTCACCGGTCACGACCTCTACGCCCTGAAGGAGCTGCTCGAACAGTCCGAGGGCGAAGGCGTCAACGTCTACACCCACTCGGAGATGCTGCCCGGCCACGGCTACCCCGAACTTGCGAAGTACGACCACCTCAAGGGCAACGTCGGGGAAGCGTGGTTCGACCAGCAGGACCTCTTCCGTGAGTTCCCCGGGGCGATCGTCGGGACCTCGAACTGCCTGATGCCGCCGTCCGGCAGTTACGCCGATCGGTTCTACACGACGACAGTCGCGGGCCTGGAGGAGGCAACCCACCTCGAAGACGGCGACTTCTCGCCGGTCATCGAACACGCCAAGGAACTCCCCGAACCGGACGCTGGGGAGTGGAACAGCGACGAAACCCTCTCGACGGGCTTCTACCACGAGACCGTCCTCGACATGGCCCCCCAGATCGTCGAGGCCGTCGAGGAAGGCAAGCTCCGGCACTTCTTCGTCATCGCGGGCTGTGACGCGCCGACCGACGGCCGGGAGTACTACCGCGAACTCGCAAAGAGCGTGCCCGACGACTGCGTCGTACTCACCACCGGGTGTGGCAAGTTCCGGTTCAACGATCTGGAATACGGCACGGTGCCCGGCACGGAGATCCCCCGCTTCATCGATCTGGGGCAGTGTAACAACTCCATCTCGACGGTCAAGATCGCGGCAGCGCTGGCGGAGGCCTTCGACTGTAGCGTCAACGATCTGCCCGTCAGCATCGTCCTCTCGTGGTTCGAGCAGAAAGCCGTCGCGGTCCTGCTCGGGCTGTTCGACCTGGGCATTCAGAACGTGCGCATCGGCCCGACGATCCCGGAATGGCTGACACCGGATGTCGTCGAGATTCTCAACGACGAGTTCGGGCTTCAGGCGATCGGCGATCCCGAAGAGGACCTCGCCGAGATGCTCGGCGAACCAGTCTAA
- a CDS encoding glutathione S-transferase family protein, whose translation MNMLVDGEWRTDAYQTTNEDGAFERGTTSFRDRIEDDPDARFQPEAGRYHLYVCRACPWAHRTLVTRALKGLEDAITVDYVDPYRGEDGWQFTPEKDGCTPDTVNGSDYLREVYVEADPDMTGRVTVPVLWDKQEETIVNNESAEIMRMLDTEFDDVAEHDVDLYPEGYQEDIDEIIEAIYEPINNGVYKAGFADSQAAYDEAVEELFDALDHWDSVLEDQRYLAGDRLTEADIAMFTTLVRFDEVYHTHFMCNHKLIAEYDNLWPYLRDVYTTDGVAETVDIDHIKEHYYTTHPDVSPKRIVPKGPAPDFEAPHDRDELPGGPPADLV comes from the coding sequence ATGAATATGCTCGTCGACGGGGAGTGGCGCACCGACGCCTACCAGACAACCAACGAGGATGGCGCGTTCGAACGCGGGACGACTTCCTTTCGGGATCGTATCGAGGACGATCCGGACGCGCGGTTCCAGCCCGAGGCCGGCAGGTATCACCTCTACGTTTGCCGGGCCTGTCCCTGGGCCCACCGGACGCTGGTCACACGCGCGCTGAAGGGGCTTGAAGACGCGATCACGGTCGACTACGTCGACCCCTACCGCGGCGAGGACGGCTGGCAGTTCACCCCCGAGAAGGACGGCTGTACGCCGGACACGGTCAACGGGAGCGACTACCTCCGGGAGGTCTACGTCGAGGCCGACCCCGACATGACCGGCCGGGTGACTGTCCCAGTTCTCTGGGACAAACAGGAGGAGACGATCGTCAACAACGAATCCGCCGAAATCATGCGGATGCTCGACACCGAATTCGACGATGTCGCCGAGCACGACGTCGATCTCTATCCCGAGGGCTACCAGGAGGACATCGACGAAATCATCGAGGCCATCTACGAGCCGATCAACAACGGCGTCTACAAGGCCGGATTCGCCGACTCCCAGGCCGCCTACGACGAGGCGGTCGAGGAGCTGTTCGACGCCCTCGATCACTGGGACTCGGTGCTCGAAGACCAGCGCTACCTCGCCGGCGATCGACTGACCGAAGCCGATATCGCGATGTTCACCACGCTGGTGCGCTTCGACGAGGTCTATCACACGCACTTCATGTGCAACCACAAGCTGATCGCCGAATACGACAACCTCTGGCCGTACCTGCGGGATGTTTATACGACGGATGGCGTCGCCGAGACAGTGGACATCGACCACATCAAAGAGCACTACTACACGACCCACCCGGACGTCAGCCCCAAGCGGATCGTGCCCAAAGGACCCGCTCCCGACTTTGAGGCACCCCACGACCGGGACGAACTTCCCGGCGGGCCGCCCGCTGATCTGGTCTGA
- a CDS encoding 50S ribosomal protein L16: MSEKPASMYRDIDKPSYTRREYITGIPGSKIAQHQMGDTNADPEDYPVQISLVVEETVQLRHGSMEASRLSANRHLIKELGEGNYTMTLRKFPHQVIRENKQATGAGADRVSDGMRQSFGKIVGTAARVQAGERLFTAYCDVEQAEAVKEAFRRAYNKITPPCRIKVERGEELLIA; this comes from the coding sequence ATGTCCGAGAAACCTGCGTCGATGTACCGTGACATCGACAAGCCGTCGTATACCCGGCGCGAATATATCACCGGCATCCCCGGCTCGAAGATCGCACAGCACCAGATGGGCGACACGAACGCCGACCCCGAGGACTATCCTGTCCAGATCTCACTGGTCGTCGAGGAGACTGTCCAGCTTCGGCACGGCTCGATGGAGGCCTCCCGGCTCTCGGCGAACCGACACCTGATCAAGGAGCTCGGCGAGGGCAACTACACGATGACGCTGCGGAAGTTCCCCCACCAGGTCATCCGGGAGAACAAACAGGCGACCGGTGCGGGGGCCGACCGTGTGTCCGACGGGATGCGACAGTCCTTCGGCAAGATCGTCGGCACGGCCGCCCGCGTCCAGGCCGGCGAACGACTGTTCACCGCCTACTGTGACGTCGAGCAGGCCGAGGCCGTCAAGGAAGCCTTCCGACGTGCGTACAACAAGATCACGCCGCCCTGCCGGATCAAGGTCGAGCGCGGCGAAGAGCTCCTGATCGCCTGA
- a CDS encoding ATP-grasp domain-containing protein, whose protein sequence is MLRLAVATQAESYERLRGSLDAHGIEVIALQTSERTIPLGEDPFPDVDVGYVFPSRLMEGGVAAAALSVPWLNGREAVLRSRNKAGTLQRLADAGIPVPETVLISDPVDRAELVAAFERFDPPVVVKPNSTSRGTGVTLAHDLDSFLGIADYLDLVHDYRATGDQSFLLQEYVPDARDYRVMVLDGEYVGAVERRMPETAGRHHWKHNVHHGATPTRVDLSDEHKAVAERVATVLGIPLLGVDLLVTEDRTLVTETNARPTIDAEHYAEGFWEHLATVIRRTARTDGQQ, encoded by the coding sequence ATGCTCCGGCTCGCGGTCGCGACCCAGGCCGAATCCTACGAACGACTCCGGGGATCACTCGACGCACATGGGATCGAAGTCATCGCCCTCCAGACGAGCGAGCGGACGATCCCACTCGGCGAGGATCCGTTCCCCGATGTCGACGTCGGCTACGTCTTCCCGTCGCGACTCATGGAAGGCGGTGTGGCCGCCGCGGCGCTGTCGGTCCCGTGGCTCAACGGTCGGGAAGCGGTCCTTCGATCCCGAAACAAGGCCGGGACGCTGCAACGACTGGCCGACGCCGGGATTCCGGTTCCCGAGACGGTGCTGATCTCGGACCCGGTCGACCGGGCGGAGCTCGTCGCGGCGTTCGAGCGCTTCGATCCACCGGTCGTCGTCAAGCCGAATTCCACGTCTCGCGGTACCGGAGTTACCCTCGCGCATGATCTCGACTCGTTTCTGGGGATCGCCGACTACCTCGATCTGGTGCACGACTACCGCGCGACGGGTGACCAGTCGTTTCTCCTCCAGGAGTACGTCCCGGACGCCCGCGATTATCGCGTGATGGTTCTGGATGGCGAGTACGTCGGCGCGGTCGAACGGCGCATGCCAGAGACGGCGGGGCGGCACCACTGGAAACACAACGTCCATCACGGCGCGACGCCCACGCGGGTCGACCTGTCCGACGAACACAAAGCGGTGGCCGAACGTGTCGCTACCGTCCTGGGCATTCCGCTGCTCGGGGTCGATCTACTGGTGACGGAGGATCGCACCCTGGTAACCGAAACCAACGCGCGGCCGACGATCGATGCCGAGCACTACGCCGAGGGGTTTTGGGAGCACCTTGCGACGGTGATACGACGCACCGCTCGAACCGACGGACAGCAGTAA
- a CDS encoding Hsp20/alpha crystallin family protein, protein MRRDDRDDPFDDFFAELERMMNDMMSGEFDMHVERRDPEAPGQSTGIHFDVYEEDDQLRVVADLPGVEKDAIDLKCDGEQLTIDAAGTQREYHDRVDLPARVDEHTADASYNNGILEVSFETSGHSADIDLS, encoded by the coding sequence ATGCGACGAGACGATCGTGACGACCCGTTTGACGATTTCTTCGCAGAGCTAGAGCGGATGATGAACGACATGATGAGCGGCGAGTTCGACATGCACGTCGAACGGCGTGACCCTGAGGCACCCGGCCAGTCGACCGGGATTCACTTCGACGTCTACGAGGAAGACGACCAGCTCCGCGTCGTCGCGGACCTCCCCGGCGTCGAAAAGGACGCGATCGATCTCAAGTGCGACGGCGAACAACTCACCATCGACGCGGCCGGCACCCAGCGTGAGTACCACGATCGGGTCGACCTGCCCGCGCGCGTCGACGAACACACCGCCGACGCCAGCTACAACAACGGCATTCTCGAGGTCAGCTTCGAGACCAGCGGCCACTCGGCCGACATCGACCTCTCGTAG
- the gap gene encoding type I glyceraldehyde-3-phosphate dehydrogenase has product MSASDPVRIGINGYGRIGRCTLRAALENDDVQIVGINDVMDFEKMEYLTKYDSALGTLPYDVSLEGDSLVVDGNDIDLLNIQNPEELPWDDLDVDVAIESTGIFRTKDEASAHLDAGAEKALISAPPKGDKPVPQFVYGVNDDEYDGEDVVSAASCTTNSVSPPMHVLLEEFGVDAAEMTTIHAYTGSQAIVDGPKSKTRRGRAAAENIVPTTTGASTATPDILPELEGKFEAMAIRVPVPSGSITEIVVDLPGNPDVDEINAAFEEYAAGELEGSMGVTDDPIVSRDIVGQQFGSVVDLGKTSTVQGGKLAKIFAWYDNEMGYTSQMMRLAEDIV; this is encoded by the coding sequence ATGAGTGCAAGCGATCCGGTCCGCATCGGGATCAACGGTTACGGTCGAATCGGCCGTTGTACCCTTCGTGCAGCCCTGGAGAACGACGACGTCCAGATCGTCGGTATCAACGACGTAATGGACTTCGAGAAGATGGAGTATCTCACGAAATACGACAGCGCGTTGGGCACCCTCCCCTACGATGTCTCCCTCGAGGGGGACTCGCTGGTCGTCGACGGCAACGATATCGATCTACTCAACATCCAGAACCCCGAGGAACTCCCCTGGGACGACCTCGATGTTGACGTCGCGATCGAGTCGACGGGTATCTTCCGAACGAAGGACGAGGCCAGTGCCCACCTCGACGCCGGCGCGGAGAAGGCGCTGATCTCCGCCCCGCCGAAGGGCGACAAGCCCGTCCCGCAGTTCGTCTACGGCGTCAACGACGACGAGTACGACGGCGAGGACGTCGTCTCCGCCGCCTCCTGTACGACCAACAGCGTCTCGCCGCCGATGCACGTCCTGCTGGAGGAGTTCGGCGTCGACGCTGCCGAGATGACCACGATCCACGCCTACACGGGCAGCCAGGCCATCGTCGACGGTCCCAAGTCCAAGACCCGGCGTGGTCGCGCAGCCGCCGAGAACATCGTCCCGACGACGACCGGCGCGTCGACCGCGACGCCCGACATCCTGCCCGAGCTCGAAGGCAAGTTCGAGGCGATGGCGATCCGCGTCCCGGTCCCGAGCGGTTCGATCACCGAGATCGTCGTCGACCTGCCCGGCAACCCGGACGTCGATGAGATCAACGCCGCCTTCGAGGAGTACGCGGCCGGCGAACTCGAAGGCTCGATGGGCGTCACCGACGACCCGATCGTCTCGCGTGACATCGTGGGCCAGCAGTTCGGCTCGGTCGTCGACCTGGGCAAGACCTCGACGGTCCAGGGTGGCAAGCTCGCGAAGATCTTCGCCTGGTACGACAACGAGATGGGCTACACGTCCCAGATGATGCGGCTGGCCGAAGACATCGTCTGA
- a CDS encoding phosphoglycerate kinase, translating to MAAFNTLDDLADGQRVLVRVDLNSPVEDGVVQDNHRFDRYAETVRELADRDNKVVLMAHQGRPGRDDFVSLDQHAEILEEYVGKPINFVEDIYGDDAIAAIEGLEAGEILLLENTRMADDELPEKAPEEHAKSDFVQTLSPYFDAFVNDAYSAAHRAHASTVGFALELPAYAGRVMEAEYEYNTGVAERARETEGQVTMVLGGNKSEDVISVVNNLGDAIDTFLIGGLPGELFLRAEGHPVGMDVGDMDLLDGQWEETKDTLEDLVANRRDEFELPTDFAYEDDDGERAEIALEDIDEKDTGYLDIGHDTIEAYVPIIEESEAVFVKGAVGVFEDERFADGTVELIEAIGRTDCFSVVGGGDTARTLSMYGLSEDDYDHISIAGGAYLNALTGQELEAAEVLIEQAT from the coding sequence ATGGCTGCATTCAACACACTTGATGACCTTGCAGATGGACAGCGCGTCCTGGTCCGCGTCGACCTCAACTCGCCGGTCGAGGACGGCGTCGTCCAGGACAACCACCGATTCGACCGCTACGCCGAAACGGTTCGCGAACTCGCCGATCGGGACAACAAGGTTGTCCTGATGGCCCACCAGGGCCGGCCCGGCCGCGACGACTTCGTTTCCCTCGACCAGCACGCCGAAATTCTCGAAGAGTACGTCGGCAAGCCGATCAACTTCGTTGAGGACATCTACGGCGACGACGCCATCGCGGCCATCGAGGGCCTCGAAGCGGGCGAGATTCTCCTGCTCGAGAACACCCGGATGGCCGACGACGAACTGCCCGAGAAGGCCCCCGAGGAACACGCAAAGAGCGACTTCGTCCAGACGCTGTCGCCGTATTTCGACGCCTTCGTCAACGACGCCTACTCGGCGGCCCACCGCGCCCACGCCTCGACGGTCGGGTTCGCGCTGGAACTGCCGGCCTACGCGGGCCGCGTGATGGAAGCCGAGTACGAGTACAACACCGGCGTCGCCGAGCGCGCCCGCGAGACCGAGGGCCAGGTCACGATGGTCCTGGGCGGCAACAAAAGCGAGGACGTCATCAGCGTCGTCAACAATCTGGGCGACGCCATCGACACGTTCCTCATCGGCGGCCTGCCGGGTGAACTGTTCCTCCGCGCGGAGGGCCACCCGGTCGGCATGGACGTCGGCGACATGGATCTGCTCGACGGCCAGTGGGAGGAAACCAAGGACACCCTCGAGGACCTCGTCGCGAACCGTCGCGACGAGTTCGAACTGCCCACTGACTTCGCCTACGAGGACGATGACGGCGAACGCGCCGAGATCGCCCTTGAGGACATCGACGAGAAAGACACGGGCTACCTCGACATCGGCCACGACACCATCGAGGCGTACGTGCCGATCATCGAGGAGAGCGAGGCCGTCTTCGTGAAGGGCGCAGTCGGCGTCTTCGAGGACGAGCGCTTCGCCGACGGCACGGTCGAACTCATCGAGGCCATCGGCCGCACCGACTGCTTCTCGGTGGTCGGCGGCGGCGACACCGCCCGGACGCTCTCGATGTACGGACTCAGCGAGGACGACTACGATCACATCTCGATCGCCGGCGGCGCGTACTTGAACGCGCTCACCGGCCAGGAACTCGAAGCCGCCGAAGTGCTGATCGAGCAGGCGACGTAA
- a CDS encoding TrmB family transcriptional regulator has translation MTEQDVLDSLETLGLSNYEAQVFLALQRLGTGTAQDVSDVSDVPRSQVYGAAEDLAEKGLVEVVEASPKAYRSVTLATARDVLTERLERERTRAFEHLESIRTQDDERDASGDVSTLRGRQSIDDRVAALVERAAGAVVFVAPTADSLTDDIVTALAEKAASGVSVTVVTADPALRARFPDAVSVFVMSEDNPADFAGRALMVDDRSVLLAVETDEGPLGEEAMWTGNSRIGRILAEFMRSGMESGRERQ, from the coding sequence ATGACTGAACAGGACGTCCTCGACTCCCTGGAGACGCTCGGACTGTCGAACTACGAGGCCCAGGTGTTCCTCGCGTTGCAGCGACTCGGCACCGGGACGGCCCAAGACGTCAGCGACGTCTCGGACGTGCCGCGGTCGCAGGTCTACGGGGCCGCCGAGGACTTGGCCGAGAAGGGGCTGGTCGAAGTGGTCGAAGCCTCGCCGAAAGCCTATCGCTCGGTCACGCTGGCGACCGCCCGCGACGTTCTCACCGAGCGCCTGGAACGCGAGCGAACGCGTGCCTTCGAACACCTCGAGTCGATCCGCACGCAGGACGACGAACGCGATGCGAGCGGGGACGTCTCGACGCTTCGGGGCCGGCAGTCGATCGACGACCGCGTCGCCGCCCTCGTCGAGCGCGCGGCGGGGGCGGTCGTCTTCGTCGCCCCCACGGCCGACTCGCTGACCGACGATATCGTGACCGCACTCGCGGAGAAGGCTGCCAGCGGCGTCTCGGTCACCGTCGTCACGGCCGATCCCGCGCTCCGTGCACGATTCCCGGACGCCGTCTCCGTGTTCGTCATGTCCGAGGACAACCCCGCCGACTTCGCCGGTCGTGCGCTGATGGTCGACGACCGGAGCGTCCTGCTCGCCGTCGAGACCGACGAGGGGCCGCTCGGCGAGGAGGCGATGTGGACCGGCAACTCACGTATCGGCCGCATCCTCGCCGAGTTCATGCGATCGGGGATGGAGTCCGGGAGAGAGCGGCAGTAG